In Helicoverpa armigera isolate CAAS_96S chromosome 22, ASM3070526v1, whole genome shotgun sequence, the genomic stretch AAAAGATACGTGCGGATAATCAACGCCTAAACAACCGGCCTTAGATTGTACGTTCGAAGTTTAGTTAACCGGTATTTTGTATGTTTGGTAGGTAATGCTTGTTTGTAGCGATGTAACTTCCTAAAGGTAAACTTCTGCTAAATAAGttcaaataatttttgaataacCTGGACTTAAAGTCTGTAATCGGCAATTCACCTTGAGTAAGCGTGGTGACtaatgctcattccttctctttAGAAGAAGAGGCCTGTGTCCTTTAGTGGGATAATAAGGAAGATAAGCCGTTTGGAAAAATGCCTTAGCAAGACTGTCGACTTGCAAGCGCTTATTTCGCAATTAGAAATACAGATAAAGAGAAAAGAGAAAATATCAGATTTGGtctgaattaaaaattataatgtttcttttttggtAAATGTGTTGAAAAATGTCGTTTGGCACAGAAAAGTATATTATAATCACCGCTTTATAACGCCCTCTCCTTCGGCAAGGGAAGTCGAGAGTCCATTTCTCCTCGACTGTACCGATAAACTTACACTTAGATCCAAATGTAGTAAAGCTTTATTTGACCCCCACCCAATATGCGTGGAGCGTCAAGGAGTGtcattcttactgactaaaccccaccatgttccttcttgagcctcttatgtaccagggcagcGGTAACTCTATCGAACAATCCAGTAGCCCGGGCAGGCAAATATAGTTGCTTGCGTTTGAATTCTGTCGATAAAGGGATTACGGATGCTAaaatccttttgaaaaagttctGTAAGCAGTAATAAATATCTCCATCGATACGTTAGTAggcaaatatttacattaaatatcaaaaacacccgtgataaaaataaaggaGTAGAGTTATACATTGGTAAACCCCAAAGACATATCGATGAAAAAGATTAGATTAAAAGTTATTAATGATGCAAGCTATCTGTTAATACTAGACTCTGAATTTATATATGTAGGATGAATAGGAAGAAACTCGCATCAGTTGACAAAGTGTAGGAATACCATGTTGGGTGCTCTGGTTATAATTGCCCTAGTGGGAACGGTAAATATTAagctacttttatttaaaattaacctttttttcttagtttatttgtttattgttaaaagTTTCCCGGGGCTGCATCTATAAGATGAACCGTTTTCATTTTAgtgaattttgatattaattagttttaattttaaccatttttaactttaatacaaGACAGGAAATAGCTAGTATTTACTAATTTGTAAAAAGGCAAAGATCTTTGCAGAAAGGTTGCAGGGGGTAATCTCAGGATCAACTGCATTGATTTTGTAAATTAGCTTACAAATATAATTGCAACGTAATTAGTGACTGTCATTTTTTCTCGGTTCGGTATAGTTCTCCCGGGACaccatgaaaataaacaaaaattttcttGATAGTTAAATTTTACTTTTCAGGCTTTTGCCGATCCCAACTTGGCATTCCCTGAAGATGTAAGAAGTAAGTATTGTAAGATCATTGACTAAACTTAAGACAACCgcttgcttttgttttcaagGAAAATTAAGGTTTTTCTCGGAAAAATCTTCTTACATATAaatctagataaaaagtagactaGTGTCTCTTGCATAACCTCTTTCTGCCACTGTAGGCCAAAACGGTGTGAACCAATTGGGATTGATTGATTACAAAAATAGATAGATGAATACGGTGTTCACTTCCACAAacaattgaacaaaaaaaatacatacctacttctaGAGATTTTCTCATCTTCATCATTTCTCTCCCACAGTGTCAGCATCCCGTATAGTGTCAGGATGGGAGGCCCAGGAAGGCCAGTTTCCCTTCCAGCTGTCTCTTCGCATGGTGAACCCTGCTGGCTCCGTGTTCGGCTGCGGAGGCTCCATCCTCAGCGCCGAGTGGGGTCTCACTGCTGCTCATTGTACCGCTAAGTAAGTTGatgctttattaatttactagcggcccgccccggcttcgcacgggataacagtatttccccactatttaatgtatgttattataccttaccttcctctttaatcacactatctattgaaaaaaccgcatgaaaatctgttgcgtagttttgaagatttaagacTACAAAGGGGATAGGGACAGAAGAAGcgaatttgttttatactatgtagtgaagatGAGGAAAAATTTTGCTGCAAAACTTCAACTTCTGTTAATACCttttacttacctattattatagGTTATCGTAAAAATACATGGTAGGCATTgtttgttaacatttttttcttcaatcgtgataatgaataatattaggtatatctaTGATAGTtggttttatagaaaaatacgaAAGGGCATTCCACCTTTTGAACTTTACGATAGCTTTGTTAAGCTTGATGTTGCAAGTtcgaaatacaaacaaatacatGACGATCAAAGCAGGACGctgaaaaaaatccaaaattaatTCTTCTTATATGAAATACAACTTTATACTCTGTCCTTTTAATTTACTACTTATGACTAAGAAGACATTTTACTTCCCCTACAGCCGCGTGACGATCGTCATCCGCGCCGGTACCACCAACCTGACCCGTCCTTCCGAGATCTTCGAGACCACCACCTACTTCAACCACCCTCTCTACAACGAGATCATCCAGGGCACCGTGCAGCCCCACGACATCGGCCTCATCAAGTTCGAAAGATCCCTCACTTTTGGAGGTAGGTTTCCAGATTTTGATACTTCTTGCGTTCTCTAAACTCTTGGGTTACGTGTAGATGAAGTAAATAGGTAGCTAAGAAATATTGTCCAATAACGCAAACATCTTCATATTTATCTCAATTTGCATTATTTCATCATCAATATCTTACAGGAAAGCAACTTTTTCAATTTCgcctgaaatataatttatttaatgctatCTTGATTTACTAAAACCACATTGAAACTGTGAATCTTCAACTTTAGGTATAATGGTTGGTACCTAGGTATTCTGCTAATATAAACTCTTTCTTCATAGATCTCATCCAGCCCATCAGAATCCAGAACTCGCTGTCCATGAACAAGAACTACGCTGGTCAGCTAGCCACCGCCAGCGGCTGGGGAGCTACCTGGACTGGCGGTATGTTTAGACTCATCaacattacttattcttatATCTTAGATTCAATTGGTGTTATCAAATAATTATATCGTCTatatggcagtcgttacgggtagtcggtagccagtaagtctgccaccagtctaaccaaggggtttcgggttgcctgggtaacttggttgagggggtcagatagggcagtcgctctttgtaaagcactggtactcagctagaaagaaggctcggaggatgatgaattaaTTATATCGTCTACCAATTAACCTCGGTTCCTCGCCTTCTATCATAACAGGATGCTGCTGAATACCTAAAGAAGTGTATTCAGTTTAAAATACTGAACACGATGCGTCTTCTAATTTGAAGATTCTATTAATACCAgtttagaaatacaaaaaaaaaaatttggatGAACTGAAAGACGGTAGATGACGAAAAAGACGAACTGTATAAAAAGGAAGCTACTAGGGAAGTACAATGAGATATGCTGCAAGAAATGAAAAtgttcgaaataatatttttcgatTTTTTGTTACCAGCCAACTTTCGGATTAATTTACAGCCTACCTACCTTACAAGAgtcctattatttataattaatctaTTTATTCAGGTTCTTCCCCTGAGGTCCTGAACTGGGTGAACTTGAGACTGACTTCCAACGAGGAGTGCTCCGCAGCTTACGGAGGCAGCGCCATCATCGCTCCCTCTACCATCTGCACGAGAGGTGTTGACAATCCTACACAGTCTACCTGCCAGGTATAACGGCTTCTTCTAAAGTTAACCTAACTACAAACATTATTTGGGAACATTTCTAGCGTATTCCCAACTTTCTAGAGTCACATGGTTAGTAGTCTATTCATTGTCTTTATAATCTTCACGTGAAGATCACAGTTACTGttaattgagcattaatcatcacgcttgctcaacgcgggttgatgatttcagactttatagtccaggtttcctcaagatgttttccttcacctttttatcagccattggcgtccaagatatacttagaaagaacatacaaacttagaaaagttcataaactcatactcgagaggttggttctttaccgactaggccaccacgactttcgaCGTGAAGATTGCACCTTGATATTTACTTACAGGCAAGTACTTGGATTGGCTGATGACTAACAGTAATCTTCTTTTTGACAGGGTGACAGCGGTGGTCCTCTGACCAACATTGACGAAGATGGCCTCATCACCCAGGTCGGAGTCACCTCCTTCGTCTCTTACTACGGTTGCCACGTTGGTCAACCCTCTGGTGAGTAAGGGTTCCTTCAAAAGTTGGTGGAATTTACTTCAAATTGTCTAgatctttattttatactacaATAATGTGTACTAGAACCTGTgtgtctgacaccagtctaaccaaggggtagtgggttgcccgagtaactgagttgaggaggtcagataggcagtcgcttcttgtaaagcactggtactcagctgaatccggttagactggaagccgaccccaacaaagttgggaaaaaggctcggagaatgaatGAATGCGTACTAGAACTCAAATAGTGTATAGCACTCACATTATTGCAGCAAAATAAAGATTCAGTTTTGcataattcagaaaaaaaaaaaaaacgtttcttTTTCCCATTTCCAAATAAGTAAACATAATATGAGTACTTGCTTCTTATTCATAATcaaaataacttgttttatgATTTggctttttgtatttattgatttgattttgaaattaaatcttATTTCTTTTACCAGGTTTTATCCGCCCCGGCCACTACCACGCCTGGTTCACCCAAGTGACTGGTATTGACTTCGACTGGGATTATGCTGCGCCTACTGAAGCCCCTGAGCCGACTACTGAGGGTCCCGAAGATGAAACTCCCGAGGTCCCAGACTCCCCCGAAGTCCCAGATTCTCCCGAAGAGGAATCTCCCGAGGTCCCAGACTCCCCCGAAGTCCCAGATTCTCCCGAAGATGAATCTCCCGAAGCCCCAGAGTCACCCGAGGTCCCAGATTCTCCCGAAGACGAATCTCCCGAGGTCCCAGAGTCACCCGAGGTCCCAGATTCTCCTGAAGATGAATCTCCCGAGGTCCCAGACTCTCCCGAAGCTCCGGAGTCACCCGAGGTTCCAGATTCTCCCGAAGCCCCGGAGTCACCCGAGGCCCCGGAGTCTCCCGAGGCCCCTGAGTCCTCCGAATCTTCCGAATCCTCAGAGTCTTCGGAGTCATCACAATCCTCGGAATCTTCCTCATCAGAATCCAATGAATCTGATGAATAAACGGACTATTATCGTAATAGGGAGCCATCGTTCAACTCAAGTGAAGTTGAAAATATGACACGTGTTTTTAAGATAACTTCGTTATTTCGGCACGTGATGTTCTCagaaaactaatttaataaataaatgaaacagtTCTGTTGAATTGTGGTTTTATTATGTCTTGTTTACTATAAGTTGCCTAAAAATgatttaacacattcactgcgttacggcaagtatttggccgtatttgactctcagccagtgcggtagctcgttgtccttgttttgcgtactgtgcgggggcgatttatctaagttcccttgcgcgtaggaatgagatagtgatattttcaatattgttgcttttaatataataatattgtacactaacaatatacggcaaaatagttgccgtaacgcacagtaaaataattattttcattcagtgcggtacggcgaatatcttgccgtacccccccaaccccgcaccacattgcatgcgtccgcgcggcggttcagtgtgcgctagtgctggccgtaagcaagacgtaacaatattttttgtgaaaaatattacgcggttctgctacaatgagacaatacaaatacaatgttcacataaaaaactggatttgagtagagagagagagggaaatcatcatcttgatgccaaagatgtcaagtgtgaaaataattcagtggaataactacctacttactaagtttcatacacgtcctttaatagtttttagttttttaaattggtctgttggcgtagtggttgtgggttagattcccacacaaatcaaacattctttgtctagttgtcttggtctgggtgtattttctaactatactatgcactatatgtatttgggactaggtggcgctatagtgtgattgtggtagaatataaatacatatttatacatattatataattaggttacataattatgttgatttatataataatataacactgataaatatgaatattttatctacaataaaaaatatttttaaactatcgactatcattccagaagtaaaccccatccctagcattttttcacttctacgctgtacggcatatatattgccgcgaatgaaagattttgaaaaatctctgtatctttcaaagtataacagagaacccggggcgactgcagctaggtgtatacaaggatatagtctatcgatttgttgataaaaaccattgatataggtggtttccacgtctgtataggctttgaaagtcaggttctggtacggcaaaatagaagccgtaacgcatatcaggaaatatagatacgggcagcatttgtctcgtatcgcactagtagaaagtttagatttaacgctgccgcagtgaatgtgttaaatcTCTACAATAAACCAGCTATGGCAGGCATATCTTGTTATGTCTCAAAAAatttgaaccgatttgaaaatggTCAAAGTATTAATATCCCATGTGATCGCCATCCGACTCCGACCATCTGTACTCTTCAGATTCAGCCACATTCGTCTGCAAAAAGTTACTGATATTTACCTAATGTAACTGTCTTGCTTAATGTTGCTTCAACTGAAATGCGGTGTGAATGAACCAGTAGCtatatgtatagaaatgaaatcTGTTTGggtaaaattttattggttGTCTAAACGATGCGGagtctgaaataaaaacgaAAGATTTGAGTCAAgggtttctttattatttttttgacagaACGTTAACCCTCTGACACAATAACATGAATTAGGGACGTCATAGTAATTATCATATAATCATAATCTGCACAAAAATATCGAACACCTTATTATAATCTGGCTAAATCCAAAACGTAGGTATCAGTTACGCAAACAGCATACAGCATAGGATTACTAAGATTACAATTAATTCGTTATCATATAATCATTGTTTTATCAATTAATTCCCGGCCCTGAATTAATATAAGCTAAaagaatattcaatttaattagttAGTTGAAGACAAAATGGCGATGTGGGGTGCAGTATTTTTGTTGGCTGTTGCTGGCACCACGGTAAATATTTCATGAACATTATAAGGGTTGAATGTGTTGTTAATGTGATGTGCAATAACTTCGTTTTGGAAGCATTTGGGTAGGTAGGAAAAGTGCTGTGTTGAATTTTACCG encodes the following:
- the LOC110377047 gene encoding serine protease 3, encoding MLGALVIIALVGTAFADPNLAFPEDVRMSASRIVSGWEAQEGQFPFQLSLRMVNPAGSVFGCGGSILSAEWGLTAAHCTANRVTIVIRAGTTNLTRPSEIFETTTYFNHPLYNEIIQGTVQPHDIGLIKFERSLTFGDLIQPIRIQNSLSMNKNYAGQLATASGWGATWTGGSSPEVLNWVNLRLTSNEECSAAYGGSAIIAPSTICTRGVDNPTQSTCQGDSGGPLTNIDEDGLITQVGVTSFVSYYGCHVGQPSGFIRPGHYHAWFTQVTGIDFDWDYAAPTEAPEPTTEGPEDETPEVPDSPEVPDSPEEESPEVPDSPEVPDSPEDESPEAPESPEVPDSPEDESPEVPESPEVPDSPEDESPEVPDSPEAPESPEVPDSPEAPESPEAPESPEAPESSESSESSESSESSQSSESSSSESNESDE